The genomic DNA CAATCTCGTTAGGCAGCTGGGTAGGTTGCCCATTGGcgcctaatacattttttctggcttctaaaagaacccgttgcctctcctcagtcgttaggagagtctggagcagctgctgacaatcatcccatgtgggctggtgggagaaaacaagagattctattaaagcagtaagggcctgtggattttcggaaaaagttgggttatgcattttccaattataaagatctgcagaggaaaagggccaATATTGGAGAGGTCTATTCCCTTGGCCGTCGGGGGGGCCATACTCTCTAAGAGGTAGGGCAGTGGAGTCCGGGGAGATAGCCCTCCGGCTCCTAGTGCCCGCTGAgggacccctttcttcttccatcatggatggttcccttggtgccgagggcagtggagctgggggtcctctaggtggtaggggatttggggccggaggataagggggtggggaatccaaaagaagcaaatcGGACTGCGGGTCAGGATAAATCGCCTTCGGTGGATCCGGGGCGTCAGGTAGCTTTTCcgtgttggggtttttctttaaggCTAATATCTCCGACGCTCCTGATGTATGCGCGGACGTAcctgttgaggaaacaaagggccggacccacggaggtggggagagaattaaatcttcccagaccaagacatatggtacttggtctggatgtccgtggggatctatattaaatatcttagacttcagcagcttaatcttgtctaataaaaaggatccttcggggggccatcctatctgaaatgttggccattcagaggcacacaaagtctgccactttcctttctttacctctaccgaaaaattatgggctctggcccgaacttcggtccaatggcttagggtaagggaaagaggagtcgtcatagtttgtcccattgtcgtccgtcagagaagaagaatagaccacaatacagaaacagttaaaactccacgaaacacatatacgcatgggccaccgcgagctcgcttcaaaaccgaaacttcttcagatggcagttatcaccaagggaactgccgaaaccgagtgaaggggagacagagtttgcctctccttccagatgaGCCACCAGGGCGTCCCCTAGGGCTCATGGACGCCGGCTATTAGCACGTCTGCCTAGCCAGAGGTCCGATACAGATTCCATAATAAGCCGATTCTTATGGCGTTCCTCCGATAATGGCCCACAAAGAACAAGGGACAAACAGACAATCAAGCTCGAGCTTACCTGGTACCTCCAACTCCCGATGTTCTTGTGGTCCGGGGCGAGTGgaatcccggacgagcccccaaatgttagacctgcgcggtctcctaggagtttcaactcgcccaggaaacagcaagagtcggaagtcgatgcaaaacgcaagaggtttattgaaggccggtgcaccggggttccttggtcctcacgcaggaggtcgaagaaggaacccttttgggcgcgaatatgtcagttttataggtttccacttccccgtatgtaaattatagatttggttgtgttctcctgctgattggtcccggcttaggctcggaccagagagggaacttgtccccagctgcctgattggtctttgacagacaccttttttacattttgttatctccctccttttcggaagggggccggacatcctggaaattcacccattgtctaagaagcccctattgtctggagagttcttaatcattagctggaacaatgtctctcgagtcccacagtAATAGCAACAGTAATTCTTTACTAACTACACAGCTGCTAATGTCAATAAGAATGATTTATTCTAGCTAAATATGCAAAAAAGCTGCTATCATATCTGTTTTGCtacagcaaaacaaaatatatcataTTTACAAGTGATTTTACATCAGTGTTTAGATAAATACATctcattttgataaaaataacGTATCTCTTTTAGGACCTTCTCAAACACAGGTACAACCATTGTGGCATGGTGTCTTTGAGTGCTAAGAACTGAAGCTCCTTCCTGCTCATCTCTCTGACTTATGTcaaatattcatttctttaaaatataagatgtagggcttccctggtggtgcagtggttgagagtccacctgctgatgcaggggatttgggttcgtgccccggtccgggaggatcccacatgccgcggagcggctgggcccgtgagccatggccgctgagcctgcgcgtccggagcctgtgctctgcaacgggagaggccacgacagtgagaggcccgcgtaccgcaaaaaaaaaaaaaaaaaaatatatatatatatatatataaagatgtaaGATGACATTTTGTGAATGGCATTTTCATTCATGCAGTAGTTTTGTCATGTTGTGTCTGTGCAGTAGCTCCCCAGCACCTTAAAACTGTGTGTAAcagactcagtaaatgttggtcaGATGGATGAGGAAAAGTCAATTCTTTTTTGGTTATTCTAGAAGCtggtaaaagaagaaaatccatgtcaagaataaaataaagcactttctatcttcttgattttgtttttcaaaaaaagttttgaaactgACTGCTTTTTATGTCCAATCATTATTTTTACCCCTAATGGCCTTTATGGGTCATGGACCTGTATCAGCCTCACTCTTGACTCACTGGTGAATTTGGCAATGCACGTGTTAGACTTTCTGTCGTAAGTAAACTCAAGCACCTACAATGAGTCCAGGTCCGTGGTTTCAGAGACATGAAATGAACTGAACGAATACAAGTGAAGAGTGCTTCATGTTACATGAGTTCAATAGAAAAGGGGTGGAGTGGTTATTTTGGATGATGAGATACTCATGAGTTAGCTCATCAACCTTGTTAACAAGGCAAATCTAAGTGAGGCAGTGTAGTTTGGTGGAAAACAGAGTTGAACTTTGATTCAGGAGACCTGGATTCAAGTGACACTTCTGCCACTTACTCTGTGATCTTgctcaagttacttaacctctctgaatctgtttGCTCATTTGAAAACTTTCAGTATTAAAACTTATCAATCCCAGAACACTATTATGATATAATTCAATGTGTAAAAGAACTAAGTGAGGGGTGAAATGCTTTaccctgaaaaaaaattttattacgATAATTTCCCTGGAGTGGGTGAAAAGGAATTATTCATGGGTTTCATTACTCAGATGGTGAACTTTTTTTCTGGACTGTGTCAGGTTTTAGGCCCAAACCGTAAACCACGTGTAGAAAACTGGGGAACTGGCTCAAAATAGagccagaaaattaaaagaattccACAGAAGGTCAGTGGTTTCCGGGAAACCTTTGTCATCTTTGTCTTCTTCTTTCCACgtcctttccttctttgtaaTAAATTCCTTATCTGGTAAACCTGAGGTgctgaggaaaaagaataaaaagaaaaaaggaaacatggaATAAATAGCGGACTCAGGAGTGCTGGTAAGGGAAAAGGATTTGGAATGAAGGAGGTTTACATACGGACTTCTTGATAAATATTAAGAGCAGTATAAAGTATGTAGGGACATGCAAACtagaagtaaataatttaaaattttcagtacggggcttccctggtggtgcagtggttgagagtccgcctgccgatgcaggggacacgggttcatgccccggtccgggaagatcgcacatgccgcggagcggctgggcccgtgagtcatggccactgagcctgcgcgtccggagcctgtgctccacaaagggagaggccacaacagtgagaggcccgcgtaccgtgaaaaaaaaaaaaaaagaaagcttaaatGTAAtgcctgcttttaaaaaaataaacaggtatACGATGTTATGACATTTTTATCCACGTGTGATGAGGACATGAAAGGTATTTGCCGTAAGAAATAGATCATATTAGAACTTTATGATGGGGCACTGAAATGCTATTAGTTGGAGATCCTCCAGATGCAGATgcagaccctgagacaagaaTTCAAGTTCAAGTTCATTTGGGAGGTGAGTACAGGAAACACCCACAGGAGTGTGGGCAAGCGagacaaagaaaagaaggcaGCCAATACAATTCGGGGCGCTCTGTCAAGCCAGCTACCACCATGGGAAATTGAATTTAATCCCACTGGGGAACTCTGGGAGTCAGTGTAGAACAGCATAGATTCAATGATCCCACTTGAGGACTGAGGGCAGTGCGGTATTTGTACATTTACTCCTCTCAGTCATTGCTTGAGAGCTCTTGGGGGTGTGGGCTATACCTTTTCTGGCCCGTCAGCCCTGTCTCAACGGTATTgttggggagagggggcagggcttTCGGTGGCCTGAGAAAGCCCTCAGGCAGAGATGCAGGTGCTGGCCGTTGGCAGCCAGCGGGCAGGTGTTGACGACAATGGTAAGGCCTGAGGGGATCAGGGAAAGCTCAGTTTCTGCTCTATTATTTTAGTTCTTCCCTGCAGATATTTGGGAAGAGTATTCCCAATAATTTGATGTTGAAGTGAAGACCGCTTGGGGGAAGAATGATATCATTTGTAGGTCTCTTCCAAGCTGAAGCAAAGGTCCCTAtgactcggtttcctcatctgatcAGCTGTTGAGGGGGTTACAGGTAGCACACGGTAAGTACCTAGCATAGTACTCAGAGCAGAAGATAGTTGATAAACGGTAGAGAGAAAGATGGTGGTGCTTGTGAGGGGCAGCGCTGATCTAACAAGTTCTCATGAAGCCGTACCCTACTTGTAGAGGTTACAAGACTCAAGAGCCCTGTCCCCAAAAGTTCCCTGGGGGTTTTCTGAGCAGCCTGCCTCCAACACGTTCCCTCTGCTTCTGCGACCTGGAGATAGGACTCCCCCagtttcagctttctttttcctccactgAGCCCCTGCACCTTTCTATTCTCTCACAGGCTAACCTCTGCCTGCCTCATCCCCACCCCGTATCCAGCCCTTGATTCCTTTGGGGAGAAAGGGTAATGTTCATTTCCCCCCCAACTATCGGGGTAAtagatgcttattttaaaatacttgttatagacctgaaaatataaaaaagaaatcaaaatcccCCATAATCCCACCGTTTAAAGATGTTACTTAACATCCTGATGTATTTCCCTCCAGTGCTCTTTTCTAGGCATGTACATATCCCATAATCAGGATTATTTTTCAGAATCGTGTTCTGTGGCCTGCTTTTCTCACCTGACACAATGTTAATATGTTCCCCTAGCATTAGATTTTCTTCAAAAACGTGACTCCTAATGCATGTATAATACTATAtggatgtatttaatttttattttaaccacttCTCCTATTGCTGtaaattgtatctttttttttttttgcttcttgtaAATAAGTCTGCATTAGCATCTTTGTATGTAATTATTTGTGAGCTTCTGGTTGTTTCTTTGGGGATAAATTCCCGAGGGAAAGCCctgggtcaaagggtatgaaCTCTCTAAAGGCTGTAGCATGTACTGACAAATGTCCTccatggaggtttttttttttataacagtgTGAACATTGtgtatagatttgtgtaaccatTACCATAATCAGGATACAGAACAATTCCATCACCCCAGTAACCCCTCTTGTCCTATCCCTTTATAGTCACCCCCCCATATAACCCCTAGAGGGTTATGGAATACTTAATTCCATACTGTGTAATTAACTGGTCATTCTTAATCATCTTAATAGCATTAGAAAGCCCCCAAGCTTAAATAACCCATTCAGGTATTATTAAGAATTTCCTGAATCAGGTTGCAAGAGCAGCCAAGACTGATCCCCAGAGTGGGTGAAACTGGTAAGGACCCCTCAGAGTGGTGCCTTAAAGAGCTTATTTCTCCCCATTAGGACTGTGAGAGTCAACCActgggctgtggggagagggcGATGAGAATCCAAGACGAGGCTGGGGTAGGATTAGTGGGAATGCAGTTACTTATAGAGCTGACCCTCAAGTCAGTTAGAGGTCTAAATTTTGAGGTTTAAGGACTTGGGCTGATTATGTGTCAGGTACGACTTGGATTTAGCACATAATGTCACTGATGGTTAAAGGTCTGATTTAGGTGACACAATGAAGATGCTCAGGCAGAGACAGCATCTTGTTTCGTTGagatggggtgtggggggagaagGGGACATCTGCCCACTTTGACACAGCaaaggctggaggtgggggataAGGGCACAGTCTAGGCTCTTGGGCAAGAGGGGTTTGCGAGGACCCCACTAGCCATCAGGACGCTGCTAAATAGGAACAGGTGAGCATCCCATTCTAGAGAGGGAATTAGAGGACCAATTAGGAACCAAGCTCGGTGGCCCAGAACACAGTGGGGGTTAGGGGGTGAGGTGCTTTCCAACGGATCAtgaacagccaaaaataaataaataaaataagtaaatttattttttaaaaaaagaaatgcaaattccggccctatcccagacctactgagccAGGTCTTGAGGGATGAATAATTTACATTTCCAGCACGTTCTCGGGTGACGCTGATGTTGGTGTGGCTGGTCCTGGAGCATACTTGGATGAAAACCACTGCTATAGATTAAAATGAAAGATTTAGAAGCCCAGGGACTTGTCTTAAGAGGATTTCTACCTAGATGTTTTTTCTGTCACTACACCTGCTGCATCCCCCCTGCCCCGCCAAGCCCGCATCCTTCCAATCCCAGCTCCACTGCTTATGAGTTTGAGGCCCTGAGCAATTACTgtaaatttcaattttctcacctgtaaatggggataatgataagaTTGACCTCTttgggttgttatgaagattaaacaaTATCTAGGTAAAGTACCTAGCACTGTGcctgtgcttaataaatgctagcaattaccatgatttttttttcttttttgccaagccgcgtggcttgtgggattttagttccccaaccagggatggaacccggaccctcagcagtgagagcgtggagtcctaactatggactgccagggaattcgcAAGGCGtgatttttattaatgttatttaaaGTGTGATATTTCACTAGAACGAATACCTTTGTGAGTTCTTGTCTTTGGGTGTGTGTCTCTAGAACGCCCTCTTATAAATGGTGGCTATTCCTGGACGATTTAGACGTGAAGGCACATCATCGTTAATACCCCATCTGTGATGTTTCTGTGATTGCCATGAGCATTTCGCTGAGAGCAGGGTGCTTAGGAAATGGGAGCACAGGAATAATAGACCAGCATGAGGAACAGTGTATGGAAGCGCAGACCACAGCAAGAGCTCATTGAGGAAACTCAGAAtagctggggaggaggaggaatggCCGAGGGAGGAAGTAATTGGGGAGGGCAGTCAGAGGTGGGAGGCAGGTTTTCGAAGACAATCTACCTCCTTCGAAGTTCCTCTCAGGGCAGCCCCAGGGGTAAGCGCCAGGGCTACACCAGGCCTCAGAGGATCTGCCGTTGCTCTTGTTGCAGTCAAGGGGGTGAACACTCAGGTGCTCTCAATGAATGCCGTGAGAGGCCCTCCGAGGCCAGGTGGCAATTGTGGGCACAGGGAGTTTGGGCTCAAAAGTGGTTTTGTCTTCAGGGTGACTCCTATTTGGCAAAATTCTGACTACAGCACAGCAAACATGTCAGGGACTTGGTCTTTTTTAGTGGAGGTCTGCTATGTTCCGTCTCGAGGCGTCCTGGGCATGTCAGGACGCGGTTTTTTCTTATCTGGGTAGCGCAGCCGGGGTCCCTAGCCCAGAATGGACCTTTGCAACTGAATTAAACAGGAGAAACAAAAGCAGCAAGTTCGGGCCCCCAGGGCACGGCCCGCCAGCCAATGGGGCCCGGCCGCTCTCCGGCGGAGTGGTACTATTACGACAGTAGCCAACCAGCGCGCTCCATGCAAATGAGGTACTGTATCCCGCACCCGCAGCTCCTGTGCTGTCTGGTTGTTATAGTGATAAACTGAGGCCTTGCCTCTTGGGTTCTTGGAGaaggaaagtggtgggggtggaggaTAACCTCTTTACTTCCccctgggaagacagaaagaagggaCGAAGAAGGGGGATGGGTGGGGAAGAGAAAAATACGTGACAAAGAAAACATTCTCTGCCTAGGAGGAGACTCTCAGAGGGTGTAGAACTGGAGGCAGCATTCACTGGCCATGCCAGTACTTACCACTGATGCTGAGTCAGAAACAGGTATCCCAAAATCCCTTTCCAATGAGCCTCCctcagaaaccatggaggaaaTCGAGCACACATGCCCACAGCCTCGACTGGTAAGTAAAGACAAAGGATGCAAATGTATGCGTGGCTATGGCACAAAAGAGTTTCAGCGAGGAACTCTTTTATGCGCCCGCAGCCACCGAGGAAAGCGATGCTTAGAGGATTTTCATGTAAATGAGAATAGAGCTACCGCCTAATCCTTCTCAGCTGTTTATACTTAGCTTCTGTAACCGAGCGCTGCTCTCAGCTTACAAAGCATTATTGTATTGGCTGGGTAGGAAACGGGCTGCTTGGGCTATGCTGTGTTTTTGTGCcttgggaggaggggatgggctTTTATCTTTTAGGTGTATTCTCATCTAAAGATACAGATCCTGtggtacaatttaaaaatggcattCTCTTCACAAAGCTTGAGACGAGTCCGTTGTTAAGTTCTAAATTTTAGGTAAGGAATGATTCTGTCCTCAACTAATTTTGGTGCCTAATGTcagtttttgaaaaatgaaaacgaCATGGAAGCCAAACTTCCCCATTcgtttgaaaatttcaaaataaataagtaaaagggtTCCTCGGCGATGTGTTTAGAAATAATAATGTGCATCTTAAATGAATTGTAAACATTTCCGGAGCGTGCTGTGAGGGTTTCTCTTCAGGTAGTGGGAACCTGGAGCAGCTATATTTACTTGGAAAGGGGCTGCATGCCTTTCATAATGAAAGTGTGGAAACGGGCACTCAGAGCTTCCTTGCATCTCAGTTACTGGTATCCCAAATTTCATCAGCTTCTCCACCACTTGTCATGATTCCTTAAGTAAATGTGGAAGGCGGTTCTCAAACACCTCAACGTGTATCCTCAAGGAATCAAAAACACCAAATGGGTGGTGGATTTTCCGTGGCCTGAAGTCTTCGGGAACTTGGGGAGACCTCTCTTTGGACCCTCAAATCCAAGCGACATACTACTTAGAGCTACTCTCTCTCTAGCGATTTCCCTCGAGTTAAAAGGTGCAATATTTTGATTGGCTGTGGAGTTTGACCCTGggaagaggtttttttaaaaaaggattttgtGATGTAGCATTTTCTGTGAACTCCCAAAATGAGGGCTCACAGATTTCAAGGCCAGTCCATCATGTAACTGTTATTTCTTCATAAGGGTTAATAAGGGTTCAAAGGGAGACTTAGGACAATTTTGTAAAACATGAAAACCAAGAAAGTTACATTAGAGCACCTAGGGCTTTTGTTCACTGTGTTTCtagttttaaagatatattttcttaGGGAAGTTTGATATTAACTGCTCCCCAGCGCTTAAGCCGCTTGCTGAACAACATACACAGTGTAGTACCTGTTTCTGATGGGATACAAACCATCCCCATAAGTTTGTTACCAAGGGATTCCTTTGAGCCACTGAACAACtcttgcgggcctctcactgttgtggcctctcccgttgcggagcacaggctccggacgcgcaggctcagcggccatggctcacgggcccagccgctccacggcacgtgggatcttcgcggaccggggcacgaacccgtgtcccctacatcggcaggcggactctcaaccactgcgccaccagggaagccccactaaaCAACTCTTGATTAAGCactgcaaaacaacaacaacaaactgaCCATTAAAAGCTTGTTATGAGATCacccagaatatatatatatttttttaaataaatttatttatttatttttggctgcattgggtctttgtttctgcacacgggctttctctagttgcggcgagcgggtgcttctcttgttgaagaacacaggctctaggcatgcaggattcattagttgtggcacgcaggctcagtagttgtggctcgctggctctagagtgcaggctcagtagttgtggcacacagacttagttgctctgcagcatgtgggatcttcccagaccagggctcgaacctgtctcccctgcattggcagacagattcttaactactgtgccaccagggaagtccatcacccagaatatattttttaaagttaaactcAG from Lagenorhynchus albirostris chromosome X, mLagAlb1.1, whole genome shotgun sequence includes the following:
- the LOC132513289 gene encoding uncharacterized protein LOC132513289, producing MGQTMTTPLSLTLSHWTEVRARAHNFSVEVKKGKWQTLCASEWPTFQIGWPPEGSFLLDKIKLLKSKIFNIDPHGHPDQVPYVLVWEDLILSPPPWVRPFVSSTGTSAHTSGASEILALKKNPNTEKLPDAPDPPKAIYPDPQSDLLLLDSPPPYPPAPNPLPPRGPPAPLPSAPREPSMMEEERGPSAGTRSRRAISPDSTALPLREYGPPDGQGNRPLQYWPFSSADLYNWKMHNPTFSENPQALTALIESLVFSHQPTWDDCQQLLQTLLTTEERQRVLLEARKNVLGANGQPTQLPNEIDAGFPLVRPNWDFNAPEDSLP